TACGTTTTCAGTGTTTAATGGTGATAATTGTCACAACTGGCCTAAATGTTCCTCTTCTTACTCCCTAGACATTTAATAGCCAAAGAAGGGTCGTAACAGTGGTCTAAAAGGTTTGGGTTTGTCCACTTTTGATTACGTTCAAAGGTAGTCGAAGACCCAAtcgactggattgctttcatagtgtaaaaGCTCATATGGCTCGAATGTGAtcaaacagccactaaagactgtttactgacctaatgcgtaaacattatgggacaTGCTCTAGACAGATGGGATTTAAATTTTTACAGCTGAAGAACCAAGATTAGTTTGAAGAtaaaaaacgtaccaagcacaatgttctcttgccattcctgatttctaacacacactcacagcgttcagCACAATCTCTTGGCTATcggagcagaaacgaaagcttcTATTCTCCCTTTGTTTTTCTGTGTCTTCCTATGCTTCTGTGTTTTCCTAAATTGCGCAAGCTGATTCTGTCCATTAGaccgaaagatctgaaaaacaaCATATACCTTTACCTGTCCATaaaccctcccctcgaagaaatcaggacagaagcggttgaaagagaatgaaagagaacaaaagaaaaaaggaaaaaaacaccAGGTGTAGAGAAATCGCCTGCTTGTCATCTAATCGatcaaaacgcatcttaataccaggtgcaAACAGGGCCTAAGAGATAAGAACACCTCTGAATGTTACTGCAGAAAAATCTAACAATAATGTCATTTAAACCTGcttttaaacattcattaaatgaCTCACCATGAACAGTAACATTGAAGATCTTTTCTCTGATGATGCGGTTGATGAGTTTTAGTCGATAAACTCCAGAGTCTGTGTTTCTGGTGTTcatgatggtcagagatccagtctcatccagcttcagtctgtctctgaatctctcagTACCTTCATTACACTGAACATCTGTACAGGCTTTACTGAGATCTCCATTGATTTCAGCTATgcgaattttattaaaataccaTTTAATATCATCTTGTTCGTGTGAGTGAACACCAGTGTGTAGTGTGACTagatctccctccatcactgacacactgacaatatcatcaaaaatacctgaaaaagaaattaatagtcaATCATGAgccaaactaaactaaacaacaGGACAGTGCTgtgaaacgttttttttttttttttttttttttctgaaatctgtCTGTATTTATAACGTAAcattcaaacaaacagcagaaGAACATCACTAATTCACACATTCACTcatcaaacaaacatacatgagTCTCATGAATGAtgctaaacattttaatgaacatcatacaagacacacacacacaaagaaaatattttaataacaaatcatTGATTTTATGTTCAGTAGGGTACAACGAGGCTAATCTGGCTCCACGGGGGGGAAAGGcacctttgattttattttgctCTAAACCACTAGATGCCACAAAAACTTTCCAAAACATCTGCTTTTTAAGATTCATGTGGAAATTTGTCTGATTCTTGAGGCGATTGCGGGCTGCAGCACAAAGTTTATTCTGCGCtaatttgatctaatatttgatgttttttttttttataatgtggtagatttaagtagcaaatgagaatcgCTAAAATggttcaatatattttaaaacaaatgtctTATTAACTATTTTAAGCAAattaaagcaacagtttttcaataacagaagaatatgtaaaagtatggtattaggggtaaaaaaaaaaaaaaaaaatgcccctgCTGTTGGGACGAAAgacacaataattaacatgatgATAAACAGTTGGCTGACTTTTCCATTTATTGACATGGCAAGGTTAGATTCAGATGGTAAATCATATATTAAGTTGGCTGTCCACTTTAGAGATAGtcaccatatttataatgaaacaatagtatttataataatcatataatacaatattatttattgttactactgtaaatctatattaaattataaaaggaTCTCGTTCGATGCTCTCCGAGTcttcactttttaaaataattttgttattaaatattagtACATAGTTTAATGGCAGTatattgaacaaaaattaattattttagcaaaataaacagaaaaccGTACAATCTTTGctaaagtgattgttttgaacaagtaGAGTATTATCTTCGACATTATTTCAGCAAAAGtatttgtataaataatttgcCTCATGCTGGTTTTACACCGTGTCTGTGGGGTAAAATGCCCACCTCATACATCTACAagattttttaacaaaataaactacttttattttttaaatgtcttaaaatggTCGAGCAAAATATCAAACTGTAGCAAAGCGATTAGAGCTGAAATCAAACTGCGTAACTATTGAGTTTtaatgtgcgaatataaaaccaactttACCCAAGTGGTTTTAATCGTTAGCAGGCAGAGAGATTGTAACATATAATTGTCTTACCTGGGTCGAATAAAAGCAATAACACCGAGAACAAAATTAATCGAAACATTTTCACATAATCTGCATTAAACTGACGAAAGTTGCTCCTGCTGCTTCTTCTTCTAATAACTTTTTATGGCAGATGGAAAACCAACTTTTGGTGCATTTACCGCCACCGCCACACGGACTGGAGTGTGAAGCACTAATAAGCACCTAccaaacatacacacacccaTGGGCGAGGCTAGCCCCTTTTTAGGGGTGCTTCAGCACCCCTAAAAAGGAGCTCAGCACCCCTAAAACTTGGAGTAAGAAATGTTGTTATTCTAAAATTTTTGTTCGTCTTTTACAAGGTTAAATAATGTCCAAAACATACTCCGTAGTTTgtggtttaaaatgtatgtattaaggatgaaaatgaaaacatcccCCTTAGCAAATGGTGTCATCctcttctcttcttcttcttctcctctgTACCCGCACCGCTCAGCACGACCGTTCATCCAGCTCGAAACACGCAGAGTGAGAACCCGTTATGTAGTGTTGTGAATCAACTAAGTTGCTCCAAAGCTGTGTCTCACACTTCTTTCCTTTTACCTAGAGTTGTTCCGATTCCGAAACCATATCGGTGAGTACTGGAGTCAGTATCCTGAATCACCATGGtacacctataataagtgtttattttcgGACTATTTTAGTCCAGCGGGTCGCCGCCGCTGTGGAGTAGCACAGGACCTGGGTGACTCGTCCATAGTCATAAACGGAGAGAAGTAGCGCCGgttacaatgttcttccgcaagacgcctgcagttctgtttattaactgctagagcgtgaaacaaaaacagcagcgcGACAAATAAACTGCGTACCTGTGTAACAGATAATGCAAACCAGCTGTTGTTGTATCAAATTATTTATCTAGGCAATggtccccttttttttttttttttttttttttatttcaaatccacAATGGAGAATACAGCTTCTCTTGTGAAAggaatttgtcatttaaaaaagtttctaataataataataaagacatttaaaatgacacgCCTCTGTGTGCCTTTTGATCATATCCTTAGAATCTGTAAATGGTCTCCataacatttttgtgacatGACAAACTGACCTCAACTCTCCTGCCTacaatatatttgtgtatgattGTCAGTGCCCAGGGAAAGAGGGAGAAGGAGAAAGGGAAAGGGAGAGCATGCAGGAAGAACCAGGTGaggaaacaacaacaataaattgACATATAGTGAATAGTGGCAAGCAAAACAGTAACTACTCATACTCCTATACTAACTTTTTGGCATTAAGTAGCCtatattacatttactttttgtaacatattttttgttttgtttttgtgaaaagAGGGTGGGTGGTGGCAGTGGGGCTCATTGGGTGCTCAGCACCCCTAAAGCTCTGACCCTAGAATCGCCCCTgcacacaccaaaaaaaaaaaaaattagattctATTAATTATTCCTatttctttaatatattttataatagcaCCATAGATTCTACTTTGTTCTGCATGTTCTTTCAAAAGGCTTATCAAATTAAATGATTCAACACCCATATTTTTAACTTCATTAATGAGTTTTAATCTTTCTTTtccatattttttgcattttattaaaacatgttcaATTGTTTCTGCCTGAttacaataagtacattgtccTGATTCATGTTTTCCAATTTTAAACAGAGAATGATTTAATCTAGTATGCCCTATTCGGATGCGTGAAATAATCGTCTCTTCTTTCCTATTCCTAAAAACACTTCTTCCATTTCCTACTTGCTGctgaatattataaataaatctgcCCTTGCTATCACAGTTCCATGCTTCTTGCCATTTGTTATTTATGAATTCTTTAATTTTCCCTTTAACTTCATTTTTACTCAGAGTTACTTTACTATCTATTTCTGTATGTTTATGAGCTTGCTTAGCTAGCTTATCAGCCACTTCATTAGCCTCCTGTTTCTCTCCTACCATTCATACCAAAAACAATTGAACGAGTTGTTTTCAACCAGCTGTCATCTTTCCTCTCACAGAGCAACCAATTGGACGTCAATCAATCTGCTTTCAAGAGTGGCTACTCGACTGAGACTGCACTACTGTCGGTTACTGAATCCTTGCGGATTGCAAAGGCTAATTCCAAATCATCAGTTCTCATTCTGCTCGATCTATCTGCTGCCTTTGACACGGTGAATCATCAGATCCTTCTGTCCACCCTCTCAACACTTGGCATCACAGGTACTCCACTTCTCTGGTTTGAATCCTATCTCACAGGAAGGTCTTTCAGGGTTGCCTGGAGAGGGGAGGTATCCAAAGCTCATCAGCTGACCACAGGGgttcctcagggttcagtgCTTGGACCCCTCCTCTTCTCCATTTACACTACATCACTTGGTCCCATCATTCAGGCACACGGTTTCTCCTAccattgctatgctgatgacacacaactcttcCTTTCATTCCAACCAGATGATCCCACAGTAGCTGCACGAATCTCAAGCTGTCTGGCGGACATCTCGGCATGGATGAAGGAACATCATCTACAGCTCAACCTGGCAAAGACTGAGCTTCTCGTCTTCCCTGCCAATCCGACTCTAAATCATGATTTCAGCATCCAGCTAGGCACATCTTCTATTACCCCATCAAATTCGGCCAGAAATCTTGGAGTAATCCTTGATTACCAACTGACCTTCAAAGACCACATTCCAAAGACCACTCGGTCATGCAGATTTGCACTATACAACATCAGGAAAATCAGGCCCTTTCTAACAGAACATGCAACACAACTTCTGGTCCAGGCCCTGgtcatttctaggcttgattactgcaatgctcttctggctggactgccatcatgcacaatcaggcctctacaaatgattcagaacgCTGCAGAACGTCTCGTCTTCAACGAGCCCAAAAGAGCCCATGTCAcgcctctcttcatctctcttcactggctaccagttgctgctcgcatcaaattcaaggcatTGACGCTTGCTTACAGATCTGCCACAGGCTCTGCACCCTCCTACTTCCACTCACTCTTACGAGTCTACACTCCTACCAGAAGCCTACGCTCATTAAAGGAGCGAAGGCTTGtggtaccatcacagagaggcacGAAATCACTCTCCAGGACATTCTCGTTCACTGTCCCTTGCTGGTGGAACGATCTTCCTGCCTTTAtccggaatgcagaatccctggcaatattcaaaagacagctgaaaactcatctctttcgtgagcacttaacctcatcttaataaaaaaaaaaaaaatttatacctatcctttcacttcctctaatccctctctattgtagcttatgatactctgagcattacctaagacttgtattgtgagcactttttgtgtctatttgcctcgtcatgacgactcgcttgttgtattcctcacttgtaagtcgctttggataaaagcgtctgccaaatgagcaaatgtaaatgtaaatgtaattacataacATATATTATCTTTTCCAGGAGATGAATGTTTAACTCCCCCTAGAGCCATCTTTAATTCGTACATAGTAAAATCTGTATCTAAAGCTTCACCAGAAGAACTTCTTTTCATCATTAAATCTGGATATTGATTTTTGTTCTGATTTCTACTCTTTTTAATATCCTCTGATACATTATCATCACTATGGACTTTAACGAAAACATTTCAGCTTTTTCATTATGTCACAGCTATTCTTCcttcatcattttttaaaacaggTAAAGTTTGATTTCTATAAATTCCTCCCATTTTCCTAATTGATCCCCATACTTCACTTATATCGATATCTTCTCCTATTGTATTACACTAATCTCTCCAGTACTTCTTTTTAGAAGTCTGCTTGCAACGGATTCCTCCTGCAATGCTCCCTGaccctggagatgcaaccgcacttatTCCCCACCGAGTACTCCAAGGTAGcgtttttaatttcacatttgtcGGGCAAAGCTCTCCGGTGGGCTGATTCCATTTGGTCCCAAAACAATCCTGTGATCCAGACATATTCCAGCTTTGTAGAACACTTCAAGGAAGTGTTTGGAAAACCCTCGTGGGACTCATCCATTGGTGAGAAACTCTATAATCTGAAACAAGGGAAAATGTCTGTTAATGAATATGCTCTTCACTTCAGAACCCTCGCTGCCAGAAGCGGATGGAATGAACAAGCGCTACTAACCTCTTATCGCCAGGGATTGGATCCTCGcatgcggttgcatctcgctgcatacgaggataccATCAGCCTAGAACGATTCATCCAGCTGTCAATCCgtttcgccactcgtatgcagtcgtgtctcGAAGAGCACCATGGTCAGTCGCAGCTCAACACCTTCCTCTGCCGGCCAGACTCCGTCAGCACTCCAGAACCAGCCACCGAACCCATGCAAGTGGAGTCTACGCGTTTAACACCCACTGAACGGCAGAGAAGGCTGACCCAGAACCTCTGTCTGTACTGTGGCTCTCCTGGGCATGTAATCTCCACTTGCCCAACCCGTGCACCACGCCCCATGGTGAGTGCCATCATTCCTACTCCCCAGACaatgaaaccactcaccactACTGTAACACTTACTGCTGCTGATGTTTCCATTCCAGTATCCGcactcctcgattctgggtcagccggaaacttcatctccggcgccCTCTGCCGTCAGCTTGGTATCAAGACCAAGACCACGCCGTCAACCTACCAGATCCACTCAATAACTGGCAAACCTGTGAGTAGAAGACATGTCTGTAGAAGCATAGGACCACTATTACTTCAAGTCGGACTACTTCATGTCGAGGATAttcatctgctggttctggagagTTCCACCGCTGACGTGATACTAGGGCGCCcgtggttggagcagcacaaccccatcCTCTCTTGGAAGACGGGAGAAgtcctgaagtggggcgacaCCTGTTTTCCCAACTGTTTTTCTACACTGCCAGTTCCTCGAACTCCAAGTTCCAAGTCTCTCCCTGTCTGCGCCACTTCCATAGAAAGCCCCCTCGAGAGACACTCTGTGGACATTCCAGCATGCTACGCCCCTTTCAGCGACGTTTTCTGCCCCAAgagagcctccaagctgcctccacaccggccatgggatTGTGCCATCGACCTGCTTCCGGGTGCGTCAGTGCCAAGGGGTAAGATCTATCCTCTATCcatcccggaggagaaggccatggtgGAATACATCAGGGAGGCCCTGGCTCAAGGCTACATCCGACcatctacttcccctgctgcttccagcTTCTTCTTTGTGGCAAAAAAGGACTGAGGCTTGCGGCCATGTATTGATTACCGAGCACTCAATTCCATCACCGTCAAGTTCAGGTActcccttcctctcgtcccagcagccctggaacatctccgtggtgccactgtgttcaccaagttggacctccgcagcgcgtacaacctcatccggatacgcgagggggacgagtggaagaccgccttcaTCACACCCACCGGCCACTACGAATACCTGGTCATGCCCTAcggcctggtcaacgccccctccgtattccaggacttcattcatgaggtgctccgggagttcctccacaAGTTTGTACTGGTCTACATCGACGACATcttgatctactcccggagcatgGCCGACCATCGCCgtcacgttgcggaggtcctgcaACACCTGAGAGAATTCCAGCTCTTCCTCAAAGCCGAGAAATGTTCCTTCCACCAatcctcagtgcagttccttggctataacatcgaccacagtggcatccggatggacgaggggaaggtgGCAGCTAAGAACTGGCCCACACCCACTACAGTAAAGGAACTCCAACATTTCCTCGGCTTCGCCAATTTCTACAGACGCTTCATCCAAAAGTACAGCTCCATCACCAACCCACTCACAAGCCTCCTCCGCAATAaacccaagtctctgtcctggacagAAGCTTTTGACGCCCTGAAAGAGGCCTTCACCACCGCTCCTCTCCTTGTCCATCCTGACCTAGACAAACCCTTCATTgtggaggtggacgcctccacCACAGGAGTAGGAGCGGTACTCtcacagcagcaggggaatccgaGCCgcctccatccatgtgccttcttctcccgcaagctcaacccggcggaagtTAACTACGACATCGGCAACCGAGAACTTCTTGCTGTCAAGTTGGCCCTCGAGGAGTGGAGAcattggttggagggagccAGACACCCGTTCATGGTGTTAACAGATCATAAAAATCTGGAATACCTCCGAGCTGCTAAAAGAATCAACCCCAGACAGGCCCGTTGGGCACTTTTCTTCACACGCTTTAACTTCTCCATATCCTACCGACCTGGCTCCAAAAACATCAAAGCTGATGCCTTATCAAGACTTCATGCTCCAgaagaaaacaatgaaaaaccTGAACCCATTCTACCCGAACAGATTATTGTCAGCCCTATCACCTGGTCCACTGAGACCCTTCCCTCCTCCAATGTCTCCACCAACACTCCGCCGGGTTGCCCACCGGGCTTGCAATATATcaccaggactcttggaaccagtatctgggttgggccgagtacgcgCAGAACTCCCTTCGCCAACCGACCACCGGACTTACACCCTTCCAGTGCGTACTCGGTTACCAACCCCCACTGCTCCCCTGGACCGGAGAACCATCGGACGTACCATCTGTGGACTACTGGTTCCGGGATCAACCgggacagaaggtctggctgtccaCCAGGTACATCCGTCTGCGCCTACCATGCCATAAGCTGAGTCCCAGGTTCATTGGCCCATTCACCATCTTAGAGCAGGTCAACCTGGTCACCTACAAGCTCCAGTTACCACCTGAGTATCGCATTCACCCCACATTCCATGTGTCACTTCTGAAAcctcaccacccttctgttcctctctccacagagcctggtgTGACCGAAGCCGAACCCCCCCTTCCACTCATACCTGGACGACGGAGCTGCATACGAGGTGCGAgagatcttggactcccggcgcTGTGGTGGTCAGCTCGAGTATCTCATGAATTGGGAGGGTTACGGTCCTGAGGAACGTTCCTGGATtccacgacgtcggggtcctcggccctcaggagcgggccgtggagggagggggtactgtcacagcACCCCCAGCAACAtttaagacactcacacactcagtCACATTGTCCGGGCTCATTCGCATCAAGGAACTTACCTCTATGCTTACCTCAAGAACTCCCAttgctacttacctgtctcctgtgtctccGTGCTACCTTGTGTGCTccaagtctgtgtgtgagtgtcatcCACCAGCATTGTCTCCAGTCTGCCACCGCCATCTACCTGCAAATcacaaaaggacagtattatCACCCATTCATTCATCCTTCACCTCTACAACCACAATCTACTCACCTGTTGTCACTGTTACCTCTGCTTGTGTCCAATAAACCATCTAAACTGTTATCTTCTGCCTCCGGCTGATACTTACTGTAACACTAGTCttgtaacacattttaaatgaaagaaCACTTTGAggtatactctcagtaaactactagtagttttatactgcaagtatactttcagtTATTTAACTGAACTtaacaacaattatattttttcagtTGGATGCCAAAACATgacagtatgtaaaactatgtgataaaagtatttaataggctactcaatcaaaagagtaaacaaactacaagccaagtatacttagaatacttaattatattctgagaagtacatagaaagtagactgaaagtatactttcttattattagtttaaaagaagtatactaatagcacacttgaataaacgtCTTTTTCCTaagggttgttttttttttctgttataaatatcttaatttcaaGGATTGTTACATAACAGTGGTATTGTTACAGTGGTTGTTGCCAACTTTAACAGTTCTTTGTTATGAACTGGAGTAATATTTAATAGTAAACTTGGAGAacaacaaagaataaacaacCACTATTTCAAACGAGGATGAACAGAGAAAGGGTGAGGACAGAGGGTATTTATGAACAGAGCAAACAAGATTAGACAAGATTAATGAATCCAGGTGGAGATGAATGAACTAATCAAAACACAGGAAAGACCAGACATGTTACAGCTGGAGAGATTATGGGAAGGTAGGGGACTACATGCATATATTCTGGGAATGTCCCAAAATACAAGCTTATTGGCAGGGGGTAAAAAAGGAACTTAGTAATGTTTAAGGAAGAGATATACCAATGCTGGGTGcattttcctactatggaagtcaatatgtcaattgtctggttaccaacatttttcaaaatatcttcttttgtgttcaacagaagcaaggaattcatacaggtttagaacaacttgagagtgagtacatttttgagtgtactatccctttaatacagaCTGGGAGTAAAATGTAAACCTATTCTATTATACCcaaacaactaaacaaaataatgaataaaatagcaTCATATGACCTGTTTAAGAAAGCCTGGCAGATACACATGCAACATAATATTGTCATAAAACAGGAGGTGAGACATGGAGATGAAGTTAACAGGTCTTTATTCACAGATAGTTTAGATTGTGCAGGACCATCAAGCAGGCAAGTGATGAACATAAGGAGTTCAATGAGCGGTAACACTTAACTGAGGAGTCTTTGTTTCTTTGCAGGATGGTTAGATGAGCACACAGATGATGAACATTCTTTTGCAGAGACTGACAAGACCAGACAACAGGTAAGCATGTGCTGTGTGCTTTTGATGGGTGCTGGATGAGGGTGTGGCAGGTTAATATTCCGGTGGGTGGAGCTGAAGGACCTGATGCTGAAGGCATGCTGGCTGAATCCATGACAAATATCAGTCTTTTCCAGCAGTTTTATCAGTAGTGCAGAGTCAGTTTATATTGTTTgacttatttgcatatttgtgcaCATGATTTGCATGCTTGCATATTGCAGTATGACACTGTGTGAGAGTAATAAAATACACTTCTTGGCCATAAGGAAGGAGGTACtaaactgctaaaaaaaaaaaaaaaaaaaaaaaattcttttagCATCATTAACACACCTCTACAGAAAAACATCAAGCATTCACTGTTCTATTGCTGATAATgtgcttctttcaaaaaatagattttggctacatgctttcatttatttaaatagctaAAAAAGGTGATGTCGCTCTGGCAGTCTCAGCCGGATAAGGGGACGATTCACTGGCAACAGTCAACAATGAAATCTCAGCCTTATTAGTGGACAAGTATTCAACATGATGCTCCTGTAAGAAAACACAGATTCACAGaagataaatgaaataaacaagactgatggttttctaaaaaaaaagaaagtaacaCAATGTCTTATATATTGGACATTTCTTTTGAATATTCAGTCTTAAAACTGTATTGCATCACGCATGTATACACATCCACACATGTGATAACATACAGATTCAACAACCACTTTATAAAtttaaagcattcaaaactttgtGTGCACACTTGTATATTTGTGAATACAATACATCTTCTTGCATTTGTGAAACATATTTTGCAAatatagggccagatttactaaacacgGCAAATGCAGGTGAAGATGCGGATCTATGTTTAAGTGGATTTATTGAGTTCTGTGATTGATAAACGGACAatgagcaaataaaaaaaaaaaaaaaacagacgcAGCAGAGCATTTCCATAATGACAAACAAAATCCCCCAAGAGCATCGCAAATTAGTGTAGGCTCGCAAACAAGCAGAGCCGATGATAATCAGATGTGGGCAATTTACTATCAGcagcaaataaaaaataacgttGCTTGAGAAACAACGTTAGGATAACATCTTCATCTGgcattaaaaattaatgaagACGAAGGGTAAAAATGATCTCCAGCATGTCAAAagaaaatgggttaagacatgggAAGCGGGCATGCTAAaaaggacgctaaagactgcagtctccAGCGCCTCTTGAGGACAggagagtgaggtttacattcacatctcttactagcttgcctccgttacactcacccccctaaacctcactcccatcggggtcacggcaccaaatgtaaccagtCCTACTCGACCCGCTCTCGACTCGGACTCGAATCGgcgtctccggcatgggaggcggaCACGTTAACAAGTACGCTgaagaccacagtctctagcgCACCTCTTCAGgacaggggagtgaggtttacattcgcagctcttactagcttgcctctCCGTTACACTTGTTTGGGctttaaataatggcgcaaatccCAGTAAATTGACTACGGCAAACTTTAGTAAATCATCTTGCATGCTTTATTTAAATACTTGCCTACCATGCTTGAAAGGGAAATGCCTACAAATGCATAAGCAATAAGGAAATTCTTCGCTGATGTCTCACTGCGTCTTTAGTAATTCctgacatttgtttttttaacgcCAAGGGAGGGTTTGCactggcgcaagctgttagtaaatctggcccatattgttttatttcatacaTGTGAATTAGTTTATATCCTGattatataatcatatataaCTCAGCTGTATGTATTTGATACTTGCATTCTGTCCTGGTTTTTTAGCTTTATTACGATGACAGTTAATCACACCAGCGGTGTGATTTACAGCTGCAGAAACCAGCAGAAGAACACCAACGCCAGCACATATTACTGCTACAGACTGACCTGATTCTGTAAACACAGACATACATAATCATTAGACATCAAATGATAATCAACTTTACTGATATTGTAAACTGATATTTACCCCTTTCTTCATTGATCATTAGTTGTATGATATTGATTGAACTGATAGATGTTTTTTAAGAACAGCAATTAAAAAAGCATGGAATAAGCAGAGGTCACCAGAAAACTGAAAACTGTCAAAATGAGTCAAagctctttttttccctcaaacaGTTTACACAGAAACTTTAAAATTCATCAAAAATgcataatttcattaaataaaattatatactcAACCAATGACGGCAACACTGAAGCTCTTAAAGCTGCTGATGCTGATGCTGCCGTTGTGGAGACGACTGATGCTGCTACTGCTGTTTATCTCCAGTTTATAAAGTCCAGCAtctgtggttctggtgtttatgatggtcagagatccagtttgatgATTCACCTTCAGTCTGTTTTTGAATCGTCCATCAGCGTGTTCACACTGATCATCCGTGCAGATCTTACTGAGATCTCCAGTGATTTCAGCGATGCAAGTATCATTAAAATACcacatcatcacatcatt
The DNA window shown above is from Ctenopharyngodon idella isolate HZGC_01 chromosome 10, HZGC01, whole genome shotgun sequence and carries:
- the LOC127519798 gene encoding uncharacterized protein LOC127519798 isoform X2, producing MKFFILHISSVLLVHAQINGDPSKICADNQSHDDNERFRDRLKLDHQTGSLTITNIRTTDAGVYQLKIINSSSDSDETFSVSVRDVPAAELEEVKRKSVKEGESVTLDPGVVKHPNDVMMWYFNDTCIAEITGDLSKICTDDQCEHADGRFKNRLKVNHQTGSLTIINTRTTDAGLYKLEINSSSSISRLHNGSISISSFKSFSVAVIESGQSVAVICAGVGVLLLVSAAVNHTAGVINCHRNKAKKPGQNEHHVEYLSTNKAEISLLTVASESSPYPAETARATSPFLAI
- the LOC127519798 gene encoding uncharacterized protein LOC127519798 isoform X1, which gives rise to MKFFILHISSVLLVHDVSGVHTDTVSVMEGDSVTLHISVKKTQQERIKWYFNDTCVAQINGDPSKICADNQSHDDNERFRDRLKLDHQTGSLTITNIRTTDAGVYQLKIINSSSDSDETFSVSVRDVPAAELEEVKRKSVKEGESVTLDPGVVKHPNDVMMWYFNDTCIAEITGDLSKICTDDQCEHADGRFKNRLKVNHQTGSLTIINTRTTDAGLYKLEINSSSSISRLHNGSISISSFKSFSVAVIESGQSVAVICAGVGVLLLVSAAVNHTAGVINCHRNKAKKPGQNEHHVEYLSTNKAEISLLTVASESSPYPAETARATSPFLAI